A window of Vicinamibacteria bacterium contains these coding sequences:
- a CDS encoding glycosyltransferase family 2 protein, producing the protein MIPTHNRGDALARAVTSIQAQTVAPAEIIVVDDGSTDGSAERIRTEFPRVRVVRQSNLGVSAARNAGIRSSNGELVAFLDSDDEWLPRKLERQLDALAASPDAVLCHTNEIWIRNGRRVNPMKKHRKYGGDIFEKSLPLCIISPSSSLVSRRVLDAVGYFDESLP; encoded by the coding sequence GTGATCCCCACCCATAACCGTGGGGACGCCCTCGCTCGTGCCGTCACGTCGATTCAGGCGCAGACGGTGGCCCCGGCCGAAATCATCGTCGTCGACGATGGCTCGACCGACGGTTCGGCCGAGCGCATCCGAACCGAGTTTCCCCGGGTTCGCGTCGTGAGACAGTCGAATCTCGGTGTGAGCGCCGCACGAAACGCGGGCATCCGATCATCGAATGGAGAGCTCGTCGCGTTCCTCGATTCCGATGACGAGTGGCTTCCCCGCAAGCTCGAGCGACAGCTCGACGCTCTGGCCGCGAGTCCCGACGCCGTTCTCTGCCATACGAACGAGATCTGGATTCGCAACGGCCGCCGGGTCAATCCGATGAAGAAGCATCGAAAGTACGGCGGGGACATCTTCGAGAAGTCGCTTCCCCTTTGCATCATCTCGCCCTCGTCCTCACTCGTGAGCCGTCGTGTCCTCGACGCGGTCGGCTATTTCGACGAAAGCCTCCC
- a CDS encoding sugar-binding protein, translating into MRHGFIACVIVLVLGSGPLDAQTGLDLMDVDIMFVGAHPDDDTAVLATLARYLLDEAFRGTVVTATGGDGGGNAIGPEAGRALALIRKEEERRALALVGVESPSFLGLTDFYFTLSAEEASRRWGESFVCDIVRHVRLERPEVIVTMWPGPGTHGQHQMAARAATIAYAKAGDSGFCGEHIRDEHLAPFEPLKLYYANRDAPTTVAIPSSDFSRASNRSFAEIAALATSQYRSQGFDRFARIPVEDPRPQRFMLVRSRVPVGQPERHLLEGALIGVGSSPAGVRFALEPEAFSTGIGQPLFVAVRLEDARGEPFDNAVVTFQPPAGWSVESTEGGAILTPTDSAALDVNARLFATYRTEHQGHPIEGSNFTWLRARAPIRAEFVPLYDIASYRDFARETRTEWVIETLPTRVPLLIGRTNDVRITVSNTSAQSQKGTVTLDLPEGVVLRSGAEFVVPARGEVELRLELAVDERVLPEGRHSAKIPMRVTTEVEGRTSSDSADVYTLPVLEIPRVPSPPRIDGELEDTNGWPGSEISPRDLWWRREPDGAADSSASFRLAYDEDYLYIGARVLDDVVVCNIAPDDIKAQLRSDAIGITVDPSGTSQDTATVLQAAAFPCTTEGFGARGFRDADANQGPMEQTAPGMEVASRRSEDGYTFEARIPWNAMPHQPKPGDEIGLNVVIYDGDDADARVGANISESGLAWAAFEWGGKQALPYLWPRVVLGR; encoded by the coding sequence ATGCGCCATGGGTTCATCGCCTGCGTCATTGTACTCGTCCTCGGCTCGGGGCCGCTCGATGCCCAGACCGGTCTCGACCTCATGGACGTCGACATCATGTTCGTCGGGGCCCATCCCGACGACGACACCGCGGTCCTCGCTACTCTCGCGCGTTACCTGCTCGATGAAGCATTCCGAGGGACGGTCGTCACCGCCACCGGTGGGGACGGTGGTGGCAACGCCATCGGCCCCGAAGCCGGGCGGGCACTCGCGCTCATCCGCAAGGAAGAAGAAAGGCGGGCACTCGCGCTCGTGGGCGTCGAGTCACCTTCCTTCCTCGGGCTCACCGACTTCTACTTCACCCTCTCGGCCGAGGAGGCGTCCCGGCGATGGGGCGAATCCTTCGTTTGCGATATCGTGCGCCACGTCCGTCTCGAGCGGCCCGAGGTCATCGTTACGATGTGGCCCGGTCCGGGAACACACGGTCAGCACCAGATGGCGGCCCGCGCAGCAACGATCGCCTACGCCAAAGCCGGTGATTCCGGCTTTTGCGGCGAGCACATTCGGGACGAGCACCTCGCGCCTTTCGAGCCGCTCAAGCTGTACTACGCTAATCGTGATGCGCCGACGACGGTCGCAATCCCGAGCTCGGATTTCTCGCGCGCGAGCAATCGGTCCTTCGCGGAGATCGCGGCTCTCGCCACATCGCAATATCGTTCGCAGGGCTTCGATCGCTTCGCCCGGATTCCCGTGGAAGACCCGCGGCCACAGCGATTCATGCTCGTTCGGTCGCGCGTACCCGTCGGTCAGCCCGAACGCCACTTACTCGAGGGGGCGCTCATCGGCGTCGGCTCCTCCCCCGCGGGGGTGCGCTTTGCGCTGGAGCCAGAGGCGTTCTCGACGGGCATCGGCCAGCCGCTCTTCGTCGCGGTCCGGCTCGAGGACGCTCGTGGCGAGCCGTTCGACAACGCCGTCGTGACGTTCCAGCCACCCGCAGGTTGGTCAGTGGAATCGACGGAGGGTGGGGCCATCCTGACACCGACCGACTCTGCCGCGCTCGACGTGAACGCGCGTCTCTTCGCGACCTATCGAACGGAGCACCAGGGCCATCCGATCGAGGGAAGCAACTTCACCTGGCTCAGGGCTCGGGCTCCGATCCGCGCGGAGTTCGTCCCGCTCTACGACATCGCCTCGTATCGTGATTTCGCCAGGGAGACCCGGACCGAATGGGTGATCGAGACTCTCCCGACACGGGTTCCGCTCTTGATAGGCCGCACGAACGACGTGAGGATCACCGTGTCGAATACCTCGGCCCAGTCGCAAAAAGGCACGGTAACGCTCGACCTTCCCGAAGGCGTCGTCCTCCGGAGCGGCGCGGAGTTCGTTGTCCCGGCTAGGGGCGAAGTGGAGCTTCGACTCGAGCTCGCGGTCGACGAGCGCGTTCTGCCGGAAGGCCGCCACTCGGCCAAAATACCTATGCGCGTCACAACCGAAGTGGAGGGGCGCACGAGCTCGGACTCCGCGGATGTCTACACGCTGCCCGTGCTCGAAATCCCCCGTGTGCCCTCTCCACCCCGGATCGATGGGGAGCTCGAGGACACGAATGGCTGGCCCGGAAGCGAAATCTCGCCGCGGGACCTCTGGTGGCGGCGCGAGCCCGACGGTGCCGCCGATTCGAGCGCAAGCTTCAGGCTAGCCTACGATGAAGATTACCTCTACATCGGCGCGCGAGTCCTCGACGATGTCGTCGTCTGCAACATCGCGCCCGACGACATCAAGGCGCAGCTGCGCTCCGACGCCATCGGAATCACCGTCGACCCTTCGGGCACGAGCCAGGACACCGCGACCGTTCTCCAGGCGGCGGCATTTCCCTGCACCACCGAGGGCTTCGGAGCCCGGGGCTTCCGCGATGCCGACGCGAATCAGGGACCCATGGAGCAAACCGCTCCCGGCATGGAGGTCGCCTCCCGGAGGAGCGAAGATGGGTATACGTTCGAAGCGAGGATCCCGTGGAACGCGATGCCTCACCAACCGAAACCGGGAGACGAGATCGGACTCAACGTCGTCATCTACGATGGCGATGACGCCGATGCACGCGTCGGCGCCAATATCTCCGAAAGCGGCCTCGCCTGGGCCGCGTTCGAATGGGGTGGGAAGCAGGCTCTACCCTATCTCTGGCCAAGGGTCGTCTTGGGAAGATAG